A window of the Acidimicrobiales bacterium genome harbors these coding sequences:
- a CDS encoding cold shock domain-containing protein: protein MRGRVMAFDEHVGLGEIEADDGGRYPFHCTRIADGTRTIDVGAEVTFETTPGHLGRSEASSVSQSSR, encoded by the coding sequence ATGCGCGGGCGGGTGATGGCTTTCGACGAGCACGTGGGGCTCGGGGAGATCGAGGCCGACGACGGCGGCCGCTACCCCTTCCACTGCACCCGCATCGCCGACGGCACCCGCACCATCGACGTGGGCGCGGAAGTCACCTTCGAAACGACCCCCGGCCACCTCGGCCGCTCCGAAGCTTCTTCCGTGAGCCAAAGCTCCCGCTGA
- the ribH gene encoding 6,7-dimethyl-8-ribityllumazine synthase — translation MTSSDKRGRRGDLDASGLRFAVVCGRFNDFITDRLLSGALAALEKYGAAEPTVTWVPGAFEIPLVAKHLAAKNDAVITLGAVIRGDTPHFDFVAGECASGLMRVQLDTGVPCVFGVLTTDTVEQAEARLDKGFEAAETAIEMAMVLKET, via the coding sequence ATGACGTCCTCTGACAAACGCGGGCGGCGGGGCGACCTCGACGCGTCGGGGCTGCGTTTCGCCGTGGTGTGCGGGCGGTTCAACGACTTCATCACCGACCGCCTGCTGTCGGGCGCGCTGGCCGCGCTGGAGAAGTACGGCGCGGCCGAACCCACGGTCACGTGGGTGCCCGGCGCCTTCGAGATCCCGCTGGTGGCCAAGCACCTGGCGGCCAAGAACGACGCCGTGATCACGCTGGGCGCTGTCATCCGGGGCGACACCCCGCACTTCGACTTCGTGGCGGGGGAGTGCGCATCGGGGCTCATGCGGGTGCAGCTCGACACCGGCGTGCCGTGCGTGTTCGGCGTGCTCACCACCGACACCGTCGAGCAGGCGGAAGCTCGGCTCGACAAGGGCTTCGAGGCGGCCGAGACGGCCATCGAGATGGCCATGGTCCTCAAGGAAACCTGA
- the ribD gene encoding bifunctional diaminohydroxyphosphoribosylaminopyrimidine deaminase/5-amino-6-(5-phosphoribosylamino)uracil reductase RibD — protein sequence MRRAMTLAASVRASTSPNPWVGCVLSSGHEGATQPPGGPHAEAVALAAAGEAARGATLWTTLEPCAHTGRTGPCTEAIVNAGVARVVVGIEDPDPQVAGRGVGQLRQAGIEVEVGVLADEVGDQLAPYLKHRRTGRPWVVLKLAATLDGGTAAPDGTSRWITGEAARADAHRLRADSDAVLVGAGTVRTDDPSLTVRHVEGRDPLRVVLGSAPAEAKVQPAVEVSGDLRTVLDDLGGRGVLQLLVEGGATVAHDFHAAGLVDRYVLYLAPAFFGGDDARGLFAGPGAATVADVWRGRILSVEQLGDDLRVEVAA from the coding sequence ATGAGGCGGGCGATGACACTGGCCGCTTCCGTGCGCGCCTCCACGTCGCCCAACCCGTGGGTGGGATGCGTGCTGTCGAGCGGCCACGAGGGGGCCACGCAGCCGCCCGGCGGACCGCACGCCGAGGCCGTCGCCCTGGCTGCAGCGGGCGAGGCGGCACGCGGGGCCACGCTCTGGACGACCCTCGAGCCCTGCGCCCACACGGGCCGCACCGGGCCGTGCACCGAAGCCATCGTCAACGCCGGTGTCGCACGCGTGGTGGTCGGCATCGAAGACCCCGACCCCCAGGTGGCGGGCCGGGGCGTCGGGCAGCTGCGCCAGGCGGGCATCGAGGTCGAGGTGGGCGTGCTGGCCGACGAGGTGGGCGACCAGTTGGCGCCTTACCTCAAGCACCGCCGCACCGGTCGCCCGTGGGTCGTGCTCAAGCTGGCCGCCACCCTCGACGGCGGCACGGCCGCGCCCGACGGCACCAGCCGGTGGATCACCGGGGAAGCGGCTCGCGCCGACGCTCATCGCCTGCGGGCCGACAGCGATGCCGTGCTCGTCGGCGCCGGCACCGTGCGCACCGACGACCCTTCGCTGACCGTGCGCCACGTCGAGGGCCGCGACCCGCTGCGAGTGGTCCTCGGTTCGGCACCCGCCGAGGCCAAGGTGCAGCCCGCGGTGGAGGTGAGCGGCGACCTTCGCACCGTGCTCGACGACCTCGGCGGCCGCGGGGTGCTGCAACTGCTGGTCGAGGGCGGCGCCACCGTGGCCCACGACTTCCACGCCGCGGGGTTGGTCGACCGCTACGTGCTCTACCTGGCCCCGGCGTTCTTCGGCGGCGACGATGCCCGCGGCCTCTTTGCCGGCCCCGGCGCCGCCACCGTGGCCGACGTGTGGCGCGGCCGCATCCTGTCGGTCGAGCAACTGGGCGACGACCTACGAGTCGAGGTCGCAGCGTAA
- a CDS encoding PAS domain-containing sensor histidine kinase, with product MIDLLPDAVLRLDGERRIVDANEAATTLTGYDREALLGQPCGDFLDVRSKNGHPLLNGDWHPSAYLRSVRLVPEQEVTIRRADGTDVATHVTGRYQRRADGGVDGAVLVLRPAGSRRHQAATGIEIVSTVSHELRSPLTSVKGYTSLLLNRWDRLRDDQKKMMLEQVNHDADRVTRLITELLDISRLESGRLVLRRQMVDLKALAASVVEKVHMEYPDLEATVAFPDDVPAVYADPDKIVQVLTNLVENACKYGSPKGLLVEADVAEHEVAVAVRDRGEGIPETDVSKIFTKFFRRAETKPTGSGLGLWISRGLVEAHGGRLTAESIPGEGSTFRFTLPLHAFEDLHA from the coding sequence ATGATCGACCTCCTGCCCGACGCCGTCCTGCGCCTCGACGGCGAGCGCCGCATCGTCGATGCCAACGAAGCGGCCACCACCCTCACCGGCTACGACCGGGAGGCGCTGCTGGGCCAGCCGTGTGGCGACTTCCTCGACGTGCGCAGCAAGAACGGCCACCCGCTGCTCAACGGCGACTGGCACCCCTCTGCATACCTGCGCTCGGTGCGCCTGGTCCCCGAGCAAGAGGTGACGATCCGCCGGGCCGACGGCACCGATGTCGCCACCCACGTCACCGGCCGCTACCAACGGCGCGCCGATGGCGGCGTCGACGGCGCCGTGCTCGTCCTGCGCCCCGCCGGCTCCCGCCGCCACCAAGCGGCCACCGGCATCGAGATCGTCTCGACGGTCAGCCATGAGCTGCGCTCGCCGCTCACCTCGGTCAAGGGCTACACCAGCCTCCTGCTCAACCGCTGGGACCGCCTGCGCGACGACCAGAAGAAGATGATGCTCGAGCAGGTCAACCACGACGCGGATCGGGTGACCCGGCTCATCACCGAACTGCTCGACATCAGCCGCTTGGAATCGGGCCGCCTGGTGCTCCGCAGGCAGATGGTCGACCTCAAGGCGCTGGCCGCCAGCGTGGTCGAGAAGGTGCACATGGAGTACCCCGACCTCGAAGCCACCGTCGCCTTCCCCGACGACGTGCCCGCCGTCTACGCCGACCCCGACAAGATCGTGCAGGTCCTCACCAACTTGGTCGAGAACGCCTGCAAGTACGGGTCGCCCAAGGGGCTGCTGGTCGAAGCCGACGTGGCCGAGCACGAAGTGGCCGTCGCCGTGCGCGACCGCGGCGAAGGCATACCGGAGACCGACGTGTCGAAGATCTTCACCAAGTTCTTCCGCCGGGCCGAGACCAAGCCCACCGGCTCCGGCTTGGGCCTGTGGATCAGCCGGGGCCTGGTGGAAGCCCACGGCGGCCGCCTCACCGCCGAGTCAATTCCCGGCGAGGGTTCGACGTTCCGCTTTACGCTGCCGCTGCACGCATTCGAAGACCTGCACGCGTAA
- a CDS encoding bifunctional 3,4-dihydroxy-2-butanone-4-phosphate synthase/GTP cyclohydrolase II has protein sequence MPFSEIDKAVAAIGRGEIVVVVDDEDRENEGDLIMAAEAATPEKIAFFLQHTSGLICTPMTPERLDELDLPLMVTHNTESHRTAFTVSVDYRHGTSTGISAYDRAATIQALIDPASRPADFARPGHIFPLRYAKGGVLKRAGHTEAAVDLARMAGLYPAGVLCEVVDNKKTDMARLPELEAFAEEHGLLLISIADLIRYRRQNEKLVRRIAEARIPTAYGDFTCYAYESVLDGQQHLALVNGAVQGEDNVLVRVHSECLTGDVFGSMRCDCGPQLDAAIKRVADEGMGVVLYLRGHEGRGIGIGHKLRAYRLQEQGRDTVDANLELGLPADSREYGIGAQILVDLGITTMRLMTNNPAKYGGLEGFGLDIVERVPLQSTPNPENIDYLRTKRERMGHLLEGLDDVL, from the coding sequence ATGCCGTTCTCCGAGATCGACAAGGCCGTCGCCGCCATCGGGCGAGGGGAGATCGTCGTCGTCGTCGACGACGAGGACCGCGAGAACGAGGGCGACCTCATCATGGCCGCCGAGGCGGCGACGCCGGAGAAGATCGCCTTCTTCCTCCAGCACACCTCGGGGCTCATCTGCACGCCGATGACGCCCGAGCGCCTCGACGAGCTCGACCTGCCGCTGATGGTCACGCACAACACCGAGTCGCACCGCACGGCGTTCACCGTCAGCGTCGACTACCGCCACGGCACCAGCACGGGCATCTCCGCCTACGACCGGGCGGCCACCATCCAAGCGCTCATCGATCCCGCCAGCAGGCCCGCCGACTTCGCCCGCCCCGGCCACATCTTCCCGCTGCGTTACGCCAAGGGCGGCGTGCTCAAGCGGGCAGGCCACACCGAGGCCGCCGTCGACCTGGCCCGCATGGCCGGGCTCTACCCGGCGGGCGTGCTGTGCGAAGTGGTCGACAACAAGAAGACCGACATGGCCCGCCTCCCCGAGCTCGAAGCGTTCGCCGAAGAGCACGGCCTGCTGCTCATCTCCATTGCCGACCTCATCCGCTATCGGCGCCAGAACGAGAAGCTCGTGCGCCGCATCGCCGAGGCCCGCATCCCCACGGCCTACGGCGACTTCACCTGTTACGCCTACGAGTCGGTGCTCGACGGCCAGCAGCACCTGGCGCTGGTGAACGGCGCCGTGCAGGGCGAGGACAACGTGTTGGTCCGGGTACACAGCGAGTGCCTCACCGGCGACGTGTTCGGGTCGATGCGCTGCGACTGCGGGCCGCAACTCGACGCCGCCATCAAGCGGGTTGCCGACGAAGGCATGGGCGTCGTGTTGTACCTGCGGGGCCACGAGGGCCGCGGCATCGGCATCGGCCACAAGCTGCGGGCCTACCGGCTGCAGGAGCAGGGGCGCGACACGGTCGACGCCAACCTGGAGTTGGGGCTGCCCGCCGACAGCCGGGAGTACGGCATCGGTGCCCAGATCCTCGTCGACCTCGGCATCACCACCATGCGCCTGATGACCAACAACCCGGCCAAGTACGGTGGCCTCGAAGGGTTCGGGCTCGACATCGTCGAGCGGGTGCCGTTGCAGTCCACGCCGAACCCCGAGAACATCGACTACCTCCGCACGAAGCGCGAGCGGATGGGCCACCTCCTGGAGGGGCTGGATGACGTCCTCTGA
- the hisG gene encoding ATP phosphoribosyltransferase gives MLRLVLPKGSLERATLELFESADLAVSRSSSVDYKATIADPRIDEVRILRPQEIPRYVAEGLFDLGITGRDWIEETASDVVSLGELHYSKATARPIKLVLAVAADSPVQAVEDLPQGVRVTTEYPEITRRFLEKAGVDATVTLSYGATEAKIPDIADAVVEITETGRALKAAGLRIVDTILTSYTELIANPAACDDPEKRHAMHQIHTLLQGTLEARGKVLVKLNVADADLQSLIEILPSMKAPTVSKLFGEGGYAVETVVPKAEINVLIPALKDHGATDIIELPLSKIVH, from the coding sequence ATGCTGCGACTCGTCCTGCCCAAAGGCTCGCTGGAGCGCGCCACCCTCGAGCTGTTCGAGTCGGCCGACCTCGCCGTCAGCCGCTCGTCGTCGGTCGACTACAAGGCCACCATCGCCGATCCCCGCATCGACGAGGTGCGTATCCTGCGGCCGCAGGAGATCCCGCGGTATGTGGCCGAGGGGTTGTTCGACCTCGGCATCACGGGGCGCGACTGGATCGAGGAGACGGCGTCCGACGTGGTCTCGCTGGGCGAGCTCCACTATTCCAAGGCGACGGCCCGGCCCATCAAGCTGGTGCTCGCCGTGGCCGCCGACTCGCCCGTGCAGGCCGTCGAGGACCTGCCCCAAGGGGTGCGGGTCACCACCGAGTACCCCGAGATCACCCGGCGGTTCCTCGAGAAGGCGGGCGTCGACGCCACGGTCACGCTGTCGTACGGCGCCACCGAGGCCAAGATCCCCGATATCGCCGATGCCGTGGTGGAGATCACCGAGACGGGCCGGGCGCTGAAGGCGGCGGGCCTGCGCATCGTCGACACCATCCTCACGTCGTACACCGAGCTGATCGCCAACCCCGCCGCGTGCGACGACCCCGAGAAGCGCCACGCCATGCACCAGATCCACACGCTGTTGCAGGGCACGCTCGAAGCGCGCGGCAAGGTGCTGGTGAAGCTCAACGTGGCCGACGCCGACCTGCAGTCGCTCATCGAGATCCTGCCGTCGATGAAAGCGCCGACGGTGTCGAAGCTCTTCGGCGAAGGCGGCTACGCGGTGGAGACGGTGGTGCCCAAGGCCGAGATCAACGTCTTGATCCCCGCCCTCAAGGACCACGGCGCCACCGACATCATCGAACTGCCGCTCTCCAAGATCGTCCACTAG
- the infC gene encoding translation initiation factor IF-3 has protein sequence MAAPTSNEPRINERIRAREVRLVDAEGKQLGIKPLPEALHIARDADLDLVEVAPMANPPVCRIMDYGRFKYENEQRAKESRRKTTNVSIKEMKYRPKIGQGDFDTKTRQVAKFLGQGHKVKITIMFRGREMSHQELGLKILNRVAEEVGTVAKVEAAPKVDGRNMIMVLAPDKRAKAAADDLHEDELHQDELHDETTSSNGAEPVVAADTQES, from the coding sequence ATCGCCGCACCGACCAGCAACGAGCCTCGGATCAACGAACGCATCCGGGCTCGCGAGGTACGCCTCGTGGACGCCGAAGGCAAGCAGCTCGGGATCAAGCCGCTGCCCGAAGCGCTCCACATCGCTCGGGATGCCGACCTCGACCTCGTCGAGGTGGCGCCTATGGCGAACCCGCCTGTCTGCCGGATCATGGACTACGGCAGGTTCAAGTACGAGAACGAGCAACGGGCGAAGGAATCGCGGCGCAAGACGACCAACGTCAGCATCAAGGAGATGAAGTACCGGCCCAAGATCGGCCAGGGCGACTTCGACACCAAGACCCGACAGGTGGCGAAGTTCCTCGGCCAGGGCCACAAGGTGAAGATCACGATCATGTTCCGAGGCCGGGAGATGAGCCACCAGGAGCTGGGGCTGAAGATCCTGAACCGGGTCGCCGAAGAGGTCGGCACGGTGGCCAAGGTCGAGGCGGCGCCCAAGGTCGACGGGCGCAACATGATCATGGTCCTCGCTCCCGACAAGCGGGCCAAGGCGGCGGCCGACGACCTGCACGAAGACGAACTGCACCAAGACGAACTGCACGACGAGACGACGAGCAGCAACGGCGCCGAGCCGGTTGTCGCCGCCGACACCCAGGAGAGCTGA
- the rplT gene encoding 50S ribosomal protein L20: protein MARVKRAVHAKKHHKAILEQAQGYYGNKSRSYRAANEQVMHSLQYAFRDRRARKGDFRQLWIQRINAAARQNGMSYSRLIAGLKAAEVEVDRKVLADLAVTDPTAFAALVKVAEQAG from the coding sequence ATGGCCAGGGTCAAGCGCGCCGTCCACGCCAAGAAGCACCACAAGGCAATCCTCGAGCAGGCGCAGGGTTACTACGGCAACAAGAGCCGCAGCTACCGCGCCGCCAACGAGCAGGTCATGCACTCGCTGCAGTACGCCTTCCGCGACCGCCGGGCGCGCAAGGGCGACTTCCGCCAGCTGTGGATCCAGCGCATCAACGCCGCTGCCCGCCAGAACGGCATGAGCTACAGCCGCCTCATCGCCGGCCTCAAAGCCGCCGAGGTCGAAGTCGACCGCAAGGTGCTGGCCGACCTCGCCGTCACCGATCCCACCGCGTTCGCCGCGCTGGTGAAGGTCGCGGAGCAGGCCGGCTGA
- the pheS gene encoding phenylalanine--tRNA ligase subunit alpha, with the protein MDTAEIALIEKDGLARITSATSLDELRATEAEVLGKRSAVAQLNTRLGSLAPEERKAVGQLINEARSRLQAAADEHRAAMAVEERRRRLEAERLDLTEVLPGPPTRGHLSLITQTRDELEDVFVGMGFSVAEGPEVETDWYNFEALNIPKAHPARSGHDSLYLEWGEAESTLLRTHTSPVQIRVMQTQPPPIYSIMPGKVYRKDTPDARHTPSFSQLEGLVIDRGITFGDLAGIIETFTQAYFGPGRKARLRPAYFPFTEPSAEFEVTCTICAGSGCRTCSGTGWIELGGCGMVHPNVFAAVGLDPEEWTGFAFGFGIDRLAQMRHGIADMRVLLENDIRFIAQF; encoded by the coding sequence GTGGACACCGCCGAGATCGCGCTCATCGAGAAGGACGGGCTGGCCCGCATCACCTCGGCCACGTCGCTCGACGAGCTGCGCGCCACCGAAGCCGAGGTGCTCGGCAAGCGCTCGGCCGTGGCGCAGCTCAACACCCGCCTCGGCTCGCTCGCCCCGGAAGAGCGCAAGGCCGTGGGGCAGCTCATCAACGAGGCCCGCAGCCGCCTGCAGGCCGCGGCCGACGAGCACCGGGCGGCCATGGCCGTCGAGGAACGTCGCCGTCGCCTCGAAGCCGAACGCCTCGACCTCACCGAGGTGCTGCCCGGCCCGCCCACCCGAGGCCACCTGAGCCTCATCACCCAGACCCGCGACGAACTCGAAGACGTCTTCGTGGGCATGGGCTTCTCGGTGGCCGAAGGCCCGGAAGTCGAGACCGACTGGTACAACTTCGAAGCCCTCAACATCCCCAAGGCGCACCCGGCCCGCAGCGGCCACGACAGCCTCTACCTGGAGTGGGGCGAGGCCGAGTCGACGCTGCTGCGCACCCATACCTCGCCCGTGCAGATCCGGGTGATGCAGACACAGCCGCCGCCCATCTACTCGATCATGCCGGGCAAGGTGTACCGCAAGGACACCCCCGACGCCCGCCACACGCCGTCGTTCTCGCAGCTCGAAGGACTGGTGATCGACCGGGGCATCACCTTCGGCGACCTGGCGGGCATTATCGAGACGTTCACCCAGGCCTACTTCGGCCCGGGCCGCAAGGCCCGCCTGCGCCCCGCCTACTTCCCGTTCACCGAGCCGTCGGCCGAGTTCGAGGTGACGTGCACCATCTGCGCGGGGTCCGGGTGCCGCACGTGCTCGGGCACCGGCTGGATCGAGCTCGGCGGCTGCGGCATGGTCCACCCCAACGTCTTCGCCGCCGTCGGCCTCGACCCCGAGGAGTGGACGGGCTTCGCTTTCGGCTTCGGCATCGATCGCCTTGCCCAGATGCGCCACGGCATCGCCGACATGCGCGTGCTGCTCGAGAACGACATCCGCTTCATCGCCCAGTTCTGA
- a CDS encoding RNA methyltransferase has product MGRRSARAAERVFVVEGAKVLSEAIVAGVPVEGVYVTADAPPDVLELADATKARVHVLAQGVMERVADTVTPQPVMAVVPYVDVELDSLQDATFLVVCVDVRDPGNAGTVLRSAEAAGADGVVCCGGSVDMYNPKTVRASAGTLFHVPVVAGGDPVEMLQRIGGWGVRRLGTAAHSGADYVSLDLTQPVAFVLGNEANGLPPEVDASLDERLTIPMAGRAESLNVGMAAAVLCFEAARQRR; this is encoded by the coding sequence GTGGGGCGCCGCAGTGCGCGTGCGGCCGAGCGTGTCTTCGTCGTCGAAGGGGCCAAGGTCCTCTCCGAGGCGATCGTCGCGGGCGTGCCCGTCGAGGGCGTCTACGTCACCGCCGACGCCCCGCCCGACGTGCTCGAACTGGCCGACGCCACCAAGGCCCGTGTGCACGTGCTCGCCCAAGGCGTCATGGAACGAGTGGCCGACACCGTGACGCCTCAGCCCGTCATGGCCGTGGTGCCCTATGTCGACGTCGAGCTCGACAGCCTGCAGGACGCTACGTTCCTCGTCGTGTGCGTCGATGTGCGTGACCCGGGCAACGCCGGGACCGTCCTGCGCAGTGCCGAAGCTGCCGGTGCCGACGGGGTAGTCTGCTGCGGCGGATCGGTCGACATGTACAACCCGAAAACGGTACGAGCGTCGGCCGGCACGTTGTTCCACGTCCCTGTCGTGGCGGGAGGCGACCCCGTGGAGATGCTCCAACGCATCGGCGGTTGGGGAGTACGTCGCCTGGGCACGGCGGCGCACTCCGGCGCGGACTACGTCTCGCTCGACCTCACCCAGCCGGTGGCATTCGTGCTCGGCAACGAGGCCAACGGGCTGCCCCCCGAAGTCGACGCCTCCCTCGACGAGCGCCTCACCATCCCCATGGCGGGCCGGGCCGAGTCGTTGAACGTGGGCATGGCCGCCGCCGTCCTCTGCTTCGAAGCGGCGAGGCAACGGCGATGA
- the rpmI gene encoding 50S ribosomal protein L35 — MPKMKTDRGAAKRFKITGTGKIMRRKAFRSHLLEKKSSVRTRRLGREAEVTGGDAKQIKRLLGL; from the coding sequence ATGCCCAAGATGAAGACCGACCGGGGCGCAGCCAAGCGCTTCAAGATCACCGGGACGGGCAAGATCATGCGCCGCAAGGCGTTCCGCTCCCACCTGCTCGAGAAGAAGTCCTCCGTCCGCACGCGCCGGTTGGGCCGCGAGGCCGAGGTCACCGGCGGCGACGCCAAGCAGATCAAGCGTCTGCTCGGCCTCTAG
- a CDS encoding riboflavin synthase → MFTGIVEELGRVAARDGGRFTFEAKVVTQDAAIGDSIAVNGCCLTVVALGTDTWEADAVDETLSRTNLDDLQPGDVVNFERPVRAQDRLGGHIVQGHVDAVGQVVTPAPDLRVRIPEALLRYVVPKGSITVDGCSLTVVDALPDGFTVAVIPHTGDVTTLGHRLAGDRVNIEVDVVAKYVERLLQERP, encoded by the coding sequence GTGTTCACCGGGATCGTGGAAGAACTGGGGAGGGTGGCGGCACGCGACGGCGGACGATTCACCTTCGAGGCCAAGGTCGTCACCCAGGACGCAGCCATCGGCGACTCCATCGCGGTGAACGGGTGCTGCCTCACCGTCGTCGCCCTCGGCACCGACACGTGGGAGGCCGACGCCGTGGACGAGACGCTGTCGCGCACCAACCTCGACGACCTGCAGCCCGGCGACGTGGTGAACTTCGAGCGCCCGGTGCGAGCCCAAGACCGCCTCGGTGGCCACATCGTGCAGGGCCACGTCGATGCCGTCGGCCAGGTCGTCACCCCGGCCCCCGACTTGCGCGTGCGCATCCCCGAGGCGCTGCTGCGCTACGTCGTGCCCAAAGGCTCCATCACCGTCGACGGCTGTTCGTTGACCGTGGTCGACGCCCTGCCCGACGGCTTCACCGTTGCCGTCATCCCCCACACGGGGGACGTCACCACCCTCGGCCACCGGCTCGCCGGCGACCGGGTCAACATCGAAGTCGACGTCGTCGCCAAGTACGTCGAACGACTGCTTCAGGAAAGGCCGTAG